From the Streptomyces nigrescens genome, one window contains:
- a CDS encoding condensation domain-containing protein: protein MATDTPAAAALQEELLRRARSRAARPAPAPEAVHHGPAPLSHAQRRMWLMDRLGHDSASYSVPFATRLRGPLDLDALAAALTSLVGRHEILRTRYGQQDGEPYQEVLPAPEAVALRVVETAADGAGALLAEEAHRPFDLAAGPVPRALVLRHGPQDHTVLLTFHHIALDGASLETVAGELAELYAAAARGAAAEQPAPPQYADFARREQAAADRLEEGLRHWEARLEGVTPLRLPRPANPPADGGARSAGTHTTPLDPGVPAALRELGRQHRATLFTVALAAAFAALHRFTGQDDLVIGVAGTHRQGAEMRGLVGLCVNTLPVRVNTAGDPSFTALVERVREALLDAQQCREVPFDLILERLGAAARDTDGTPLIRVTADVLGAPTTLRLPGMVGEYVEVGTGEAKFDLSFGLVDTDVPAALVQYGRTTLDEEAAAGLGAHHAALLTAVADEPGLRLSQLPGAVPAPREETVGHPAEALLRSHPGVAEAAVLEPAGGPLLAYAVLREIGGPTSAELRSLLRDALAPEQVPAAVTLLDALPRTADGAADPSRLPGVPSAPAPEGARAEAVTEGFTALLGRPPRPDDDFFLLGGHSLIAVQLAERLRLALKLPLTGLDILQARTPRAVTALLDARAAERAAAPSVTTARPRRSREGTVLVTGGTGGVGAFVLRELAAQGRPVLALARPESAHLVAGDGVDVIEGDLTDLDGLRKAVDSADAVIHAACTFTRAEVDVTAMAAMVGAWSRGPFVFVSSVDAYGHPAGEWVAEESAPGQPLSPYGQAKLDCEALLLQAAGSQGRGGASAVRSPLVWGPHQRLRDQLRWGATGVLYQAAREGRPIAVPRPGAGGHAWYGAAWVHAAALARSVVSCLDSPVHGVANAVSGHVTWHDLAATLTELLGSDSEILETDEVHPDLDHRWHYHSDRLSPSLRLQPGEDWRSVLAAMAGPSER from the coding sequence ATGGCCACTGACACCCCCGCCGCGGCGGCGCTGCAGGAGGAACTGCTGCGCCGGGCGCGCTCCCGCGCCGCCCGCCCCGCTCCCGCCCCCGAGGCCGTCCACCACGGACCCGCGCCGCTCTCCCACGCCCAGCGCCGGATGTGGCTGATGGACCGGCTGGGCCACGACAGCGCCTCGTACAGCGTGCCGTTCGCCACCCGGCTGCGCGGTCCGCTCGACCTGGACGCGCTGGCCGCCGCGCTGACGTCACTGGTGGGACGCCACGAGATCCTGCGTACCCGGTACGGGCAGCAGGACGGTGAGCCCTACCAGGAGGTGCTGCCCGCACCGGAGGCGGTGGCGCTGCGCGTGGTGGAGACGGCCGCCGACGGCGCCGGCGCCCTGCTGGCCGAGGAGGCGCACCGCCCGTTCGACCTCGCCGCCGGTCCCGTACCGCGCGCGCTGGTCCTGCGGCACGGCCCGCAGGACCACACCGTGCTGCTGACGTTCCATCACATCGCGCTGGACGGTGCCTCGCTGGAGACCGTCGCCGGGGAACTGGCCGAGCTCTACGCGGCCGCCGCCCGGGGCGCCGCTGCCGAGCAGCCGGCTCCCCCGCAGTACGCGGACTTCGCACGGCGTGAGCAGGCCGCCGCCGACCGCCTCGAAGAGGGCCTGCGCCACTGGGAAGCCCGCCTCGAAGGCGTCACCCCGCTGCGGCTGCCCCGCCCCGCGAACCCGCCCGCCGACGGTGGCGCCCGGTCCGCCGGAACGCACACCACCCCGCTCGACCCGGGGGTGCCGGCGGCCCTGCGCGAGCTGGGCCGGCAGCACCGGGCCACCCTCTTCACCGTGGCCCTCGCCGCGGCCTTCGCCGCCCTGCACCGCTTCACCGGCCAGGACGACCTGGTGATCGGGGTCGCCGGCACCCATCGGCAGGGCGCGGAGATGCGCGGCCTGGTCGGTCTGTGCGTCAACACCCTGCCGGTCCGGGTGAACACGGCGGGCGATCCGTCCTTCACCGCGCTGGTGGAGCGCGTACGCGAGGCGCTGCTCGACGCCCAGCAGTGCCGCGAGGTGCCCTTCGATCTCATCCTGGAGCGGCTCGGCGCCGCCGCCCGCGACACGGACGGGACGCCGCTGATACGGGTGACCGCGGATGTCCTGGGCGCACCGACCACCCTGCGGCTGCCGGGCATGGTGGGCGAGTACGTCGAGGTCGGCACCGGCGAGGCCAAGTTCGACCTCTCGTTCGGCCTGGTGGACACCGACGTCCCCGCCGCACTCGTCCAGTACGGCCGGACCACGCTGGACGAGGAGGCGGCGGCCGGTCTCGGTGCGCACCACGCCGCGCTGCTCACCGCGGTCGCCGACGAACCGGGCCTGCGGCTGTCGCAGTTGCCCGGTGCGGTGCCGGCCCCGCGGGAGGAGACCGTCGGGCACCCGGCCGAGGCGCTGCTGCGGTCGCACCCCGGGGTGGCCGAGGCCGCGGTGCTCGAACCGGCCGGCGGCCCCCTGCTGGCCTATGCCGTACTGCGCGAGATCGGCGGCCCCACATCTGCCGAGCTCCGCTCCCTTCTGCGGGACGCACTGGCTCCGGAGCAGGTGCCCGCCGCGGTGACCCTGCTGGACGCGCTGCCGCGGACGGCCGACGGCGCGGCCGATCCGTCCCGGCTTCCCGGTGTGCCGTCCGCGCCCGCACCGGAAGGCGCGCGCGCCGAGGCCGTGACCGAGGGCTTCACCGCGCTGCTGGGCCGGCCGCCCCGGCCGGACGACGACTTCTTCCTCCTCGGCGGCCACTCGCTGATCGCCGTCCAGCTCGCCGAACGGCTGCGCCTGGCCCTGAAACTGCCGCTGACCGGTCTGGACATCCTCCAGGCCCGCACCCCGCGTGCGGTCACCGCGCTCCTGGACGCCCGCGCGGCGGAGCGGGCCGCCGCACCCTCGGTCACCACGGCCCGTCCGCGGCGCTCGCGCGAGGGAACGGTCCTGGTCACCGGCGGCACCGGCGGGGTCGGCGCCTTCGTCCTGCGTGAACTGGCCGCACAGGGGCGCCCGGTGCTGGCCCTGGCCCGCCCGGAATCCGCGCATCTGGTCGCCGGGGACGGGGTGGACGTCATCGAGGGCGACCTCACCGACCTGGACGGTCTGCGCAAGGCCGTCGACAGCGCCGATGCGGTCATCCACGCGGCCTGTACCTTCACCCGCGCCGAGGTCGATGTGACGGCGATGGCGGCGATGGTCGGCGCCTGGTCGCGCGGTCCGTTCGTCTTCGTCAGCAGCGTGGACGCCTACGGACACCCCGCCGGCGAGTGGGTGGCGGAGGAGTCCGCCCCGGGGCAGCCGCTGAGCCCGTACGGACAGGCGAAGCTCGACTGTGAGGCGCTGCTGCTGCAGGCCGCCGGTTCCCAGGGCCGGGGCGGGGCGAGCGCCGTCCGCTCCCCCCTCGTCTGGGGCCCGCACCAGCGGCTGCGGGACCAGTTGCGCTGGGGTGCGACCGGTGTGCTCTACCAGGCCGCGCGGGAGGGCCGGCCGATCGCCGTGCCCCGGCCGGGTGCCGGTGGCCATGCCTGGTACGGCGCGGCCTGGGTGCACGCCGCGGCGCTGGCCCGGTCCGTGGTGTCCTGCCTGGACTCCCCCGTGCACGGTGTCGCCAACGCCGTCAGCGGACATGTCACCTGGCACGACCTCGCCGCCACGCTGACCGAACTGCTCGGCAGCGACAGCGAGATCCTCGAAACGGACGAGGTCCATCCGGACCTCGACCACCGCTGGCACTACCACTCCGACCGGCTGTCCCCGTCCCTGCGCCTGCAGCCGGGCGAGGACTGGCGCTCCGTCCTGGCCGCGATGGCCGGCCCGTCCGAGCGGTGA
- a CDS encoding mycothiol transferase yields the protein MNASTDLLVDAFGRIRESVEDAVTGLDPDELGTRPDDDANSIGWLVWHLTRIQDDHLAGVAGTEQIWIADGWYDRFGLPFSPDDTGYGHSGKEVAAVRDLTAELLMDYHGAVHDNTVQYLAGVDDKDMKRVVDRSWTPPVTLGVRLISVIADDLQHAGQAAYVRGLLGR from the coding sequence ATGAACGCCAGCACGGATCTGCTCGTCGATGCCTTCGGACGTATCCGGGAGAGTGTCGAGGATGCGGTCACCGGGCTCGACCCCGATGAGCTCGGTACCCGCCCCGACGACGACGCCAACTCGATCGGCTGGCTGGTCTGGCATCTCACCCGGATCCAGGACGACCACCTCGCCGGTGTGGCCGGCACCGAGCAGATCTGGATCGCGGACGGCTGGTACGACCGCTTCGGGCTGCCCTTCTCCCCCGACGACACCGGCTACGGCCACTCCGGCAAGGAGGTGGCGGCGGTGCGGGACCTGACGGCGGAGCTGCTGATGGACTATCACGGCGCGGTGCACGACAACACCGTGCAGTACCTGGCCGGGGTCGACGACAAGGACATGAAGCGGGTCGTCGACCGTTCCTGGACACCTCCCGTCACCCTGGGCGTCCGGCTGATCAGCGTCATCGCCGACGATCTCCAGCACGCCGGGCAGGCGGCCTATGTGCGTGGCCTGCTCGGTCGTTGA
- a CDS encoding metallophosphoesterase family protein, giving the protein MRLLLLSDTHLPKRAKALPPQLLDEVPRADVVVHAGDWVDTATLDLLTARARRLIGVYGNNDGPELRARLPEVAYAELAGVRLGVVHETGPAQGRERRCAERFPELDVLVFGHSHIPWDTTAGDRLRLLNPGSPTDRRRQPYCTYMTARITAGRLTAVELHRLPRRR; this is encoded by the coding sequence GTGCGACTCCTGCTCCTGTCCGACACCCATCTGCCCAAGCGCGCCAAGGCGCTGCCGCCCCAGCTGCTCGACGAGGTGCCGCGCGCCGATGTCGTCGTGCATGCCGGGGACTGGGTGGACACCGCCACTCTGGACCTGCTGACGGCCCGTGCCCGGCGGCTGATCGGGGTGTACGGCAACAACGACGGCCCGGAGCTGCGGGCGCGGCTGCCCGAGGTGGCGTACGCGGAACTGGCGGGAGTACGGCTCGGTGTGGTGCATGAGACCGGCCCCGCACAGGGGCGGGAGCGCCGGTGCGCCGAACGGTTCCCCGAGCTCGATGTGCTGGTGTTCGGACACAGCCACATCCCCTGGGACACCACGGCCGGCGACCGGCTGCGGCTGCTCAACCCGGGCTCGCCGACCGACCGCCGCCGGCAGCCGTACTGCACCTATATGACGGCGCGGATCACGGCGGGCCGGCTCACGGCGGTGGAGCTGCACCGCCTGCCACGCAGACGGTGA
- a CDS encoding SDR family oxidoreductase has product MRGTGEAGQAATARQGAVEAGTGDGRRPLAGSVALVTGASSGIGAATALALAREGCSLVLVARRTGRLEELAEAIGAQGGASLALTADLAAADEVRRTVDQTVDHFGRLDVLVNNAGFGARGAVADSDPADWDRMVDLNFKAVLRMSHAALPHLLRAAHEGPRGVADLVTVSSVAGRVPRKDNSVYSATKHAVCSFSEALRQEVTGRQVRVGLVEPGMTTTEMTRGGSQAASAHGLPPESWLRAEDIARSVVFMVTQPPHVAVNEITVRPTAQER; this is encoded by the coding sequence GTGAGGGGCACCGGAGAGGCCGGACAGGCCGCGACGGCACGTCAGGGCGCGGTCGAGGCGGGTACCGGCGACGGCCGGCGGCCGCTGGCGGGCAGTGTGGCGCTGGTGACCGGCGCCTCCAGCGGAATCGGTGCGGCCACCGCCCTGGCACTCGCCCGGGAGGGCTGCTCCCTCGTGCTGGTGGCCCGCCGGACCGGGCGACTGGAGGAGCTGGCGGAGGCGATCGGCGCGCAGGGAGGCGCGTCCCTCGCCCTGACCGCCGATCTCGCTGCCGCGGACGAGGTCCGTCGGACGGTCGATCAGACCGTGGACCACTTCGGGCGGCTGGACGTCCTGGTGAACAACGCGGGCTTCGGCGCACGCGGCGCGGTGGCGGACAGCGACCCCGCGGACTGGGACCGGATGGTCGACCTCAACTTCAAGGCGGTGCTGCGGATGTCCCATGCCGCACTGCCGCATCTGCTGCGCGCCGCGCACGAGGGGCCGCGGGGCGTGGCCGACCTGGTGACCGTCAGCTCGGTCGCGGGCCGGGTGCCCCGCAAGGACAACAGTGTCTACTCGGCCACCAAGCACGCGGTGTGCTCCTTCAGCGAGGCGCTGCGCCAAGAGGTGACCGGACGTCAGGTCCGGGTCGGGCTGGTCGAACCGGGGATGACCACGACGGAGATGACACGCGGCGGCAGCCAGGCGGCGTCGGCGCACGGGCTGCCGCCGGAATCCTGGCTACGGGCCGAGGACATCGCCCGTTCCGTCGTCTTCATGGTCACCCAGCCGCCCCATGTGGCGGTCAACGAGATCACCGTTCGGCCCACCGCCCAGGAACGCTGA
- a CDS encoding thiol-disulfide oxidoreductase DCC family protein: protein MRRQPVLVYDGDCAFCTSSVRFAERRLRPHCAATPWQFTDLEKLGISRRRAEHEVLWVTPTGSVHGGAQAVAKLLLSADRGWPVVGALLTLPPVRWVAHGVYRLIAHNRHRMPGGTAACALPSSAARKQP, encoded by the coding sequence ATGCGGCGGCAACCCGTACTTGTCTATGACGGCGACTGTGCCTTCTGCACGTCCTCGGTGCGGTTCGCGGAACGGCGGCTGCGTCCGCACTGTGCGGCCACACCCTGGCAGTTCACCGATCTCGAGAAGCTCGGCATCAGCAGGCGGCGTGCCGAGCACGAAGTGCTGTGGGTGACGCCGACCGGTTCGGTGCACGGTGGCGCGCAGGCGGTCGCCAAGCTGCTGCTGAGCGCGGACCGCGGGTGGCCGGTCGTGGGCGCGTTGCTCACGCTCCCGCCCGTGCGCTGGGTCGCCCATGGGGTGTACCGGCTGATCGCGCACAACCGTCATCGGATGCCGGGCGGGACAGCTGCCTGTGCGCTGCCGTCCTCCGCCGCCCGGAAGCAACCGTAG
- a CDS encoding L,D-transpeptidase family protein: MKRRLNLRVPRSAAGRRASAALALTALTVPLTVAFGSTAQAASASSCTAARGPYQKQAEKFLGLRVDGRQSAADCRAIRAFQTSHGITPNIGYAGPVTWGVMRVVAQQKAAGQHPNKAGRCPTNKGRIACVDLTRQLSWVQDGGKLVFGPVPVRTGRDGYETRTGAKKIYWRNLHHVSTIYHVPMPYSQFFDGGQAFHSISGSVWSAPGSHGCVNMRSNDAKKYWSLLKNGDDVYVYGRKSGT; encoded by the coding sequence ATGAAAAGACGACTGAACCTGCGTGTCCCGCGGTCCGCCGCCGGTCGCCGGGCGAGCGCGGCGCTCGCCCTCACGGCGCTGACCGTTCCGCTGACGGTGGCCTTCGGCTCCACCGCCCAGGCCGCCTCCGCGTCTTCGTGCACCGCGGCCCGCGGCCCCTACCAGAAGCAGGCCGAGAAGTTCCTCGGGCTGCGGGTGGACGGCCGGCAGTCGGCCGCCGACTGCCGGGCGATCCGCGCCTTCCAGACCAGCCACGGCATCACCCCGAACATCGGCTACGCCGGGCCCGTCACCTGGGGCGTGATGCGCGTCGTGGCACAGCAGAAGGCGGCCGGGCAGCACCCGAACAAGGCGGGGCGCTGCCCCACCAACAAGGGGCGGATAGCCTGCGTCGACCTGACCCGCCAGCTCAGCTGGGTCCAGGACGGCGGGAAGCTGGTGTTCGGGCCGGTCCCGGTCCGTACGGGCCGCGACGGCTACGAGACCCGCACCGGCGCCAAGAAGATCTACTGGCGCAATCTGCACCATGTGTCGACCATCTATCACGTGCCCATGCCGTACAGCCAGTTCTTCGACGGCGGGCAGGCGTTCCACTCCATCAGCGGCAGCGTCTGGTCGGCCCCCGGCTCGCACGGCTGCGTCAATATGCGCAGCAACGACGCGAAGAAGTACTGGTCCCTGCTCAAGAACGGTGATGACGTCTACGTCTACGGCCGCAAGTCCGGCACCTGA
- a CDS encoding EF-hand domain-containing protein produces MITDALRAEYEHRFSTYDTDGDGYLTAQDFTDRARVLTDAVGEPADSAKARALGAGMRHTFEQLAALAQVDATGRLNREQFVEAFTRAGELGSLGRVVGPSIAATVALADADGDGVVSREDFAVVHRAAGYSAAQAEEAFAALDRDGDGRLLVEAWPGAAPE; encoded by the coding sequence ATGATCACCGATGCACTGCGCGCGGAGTACGAGCACCGCTTCTCCACGTACGACACCGACGGCGACGGCTACCTGACCGCACAGGACTTCACCGACCGGGCACGGGTGCTGACGGACGCGGTGGGTGAACCGGCGGACTCCGCCAAGGCGCGGGCGCTGGGCGCGGGGATGCGCCACACCTTCGAGCAGCTCGCCGCTCTGGCGCAGGTCGACGCCACGGGCCGGCTGAACCGGGAGCAGTTCGTCGAAGCCTTCACGCGCGCCGGCGAGTTGGGGTCCCTCGGCAGGGTCGTGGGACCGTCGATCGCCGCGACCGTCGCGCTCGCCGACGCCGACGGGGACGGTGTGGTCAGCCGGGAGGACTTCGCGGTGGTGCACCGCGCGGCCGGGTACTCGGCCGCGCAGGCGGAGGAGGCCTTCGCGGCGCTGGACCGGGACGGTGACGGGCGGCTGCTGGTCGAGGCCTGGCCGGGCGCCGCCCCCGAGTAG
- a CDS encoding FAD-dependent monooxygenase, whose product MADVDVLVVGAGPVGLTAACELRRRGVRCRVIDRLPAPQPFAKAVGIQPRTLEIWDRMGVAREALAAAAPLRGQLLYVNGAEQARIELILPPEVPYRFAALPQYATERILAELLARWETPVERGTELVDFEQDADEVRACLVLPSGAQEWIRTGFLLGCDGAHSIVRKTLGLRFEGGAFPEEYMLGDVEVDWELPAGYAVRAMHRSDGRVDDLLVCIPLPGRNRYRMSMLVPPELSLPQQPSEEEVLHGLETGPTPGLPHIQAVLDRLSPQPTRASALRWSSVFRISHRLVDRYGAGRVFVAGDAAHIHPPTGAQGMNTGIQDAYNLAWKVALAVRSAASEGLLRSYHAERHPVGEEVVQRTVRHAGSGVQADPDDPSTVMQREAQLLVGYRGSPIVGPDRQPDQGPAAGDRAPDCGGLRHDLTAFPFRLFDLLRGQEHTLLLYADDEAQLAPYDEVVASARRGAQGQLSVWVIAAPHLRTDGLVLPVVHDGLDAFRQMYGARGGEGFLIRPDGYLGLRDAPVSGPGLVAHLALTFRG is encoded by the coding sequence GTGGCCGATGTGGATGTCCTGGTCGTCGGGGCGGGTCCGGTCGGGTTGACGGCGGCCTGCGAGCTGCGGCGTCGCGGTGTGCGGTGCCGCGTCATCGACAGGCTGCCCGCCCCGCAGCCGTTCGCGAAGGCGGTGGGCATCCAGCCCAGGACGCTGGAGATCTGGGACCGCATGGGAGTGGCGCGGGAAGCCCTGGCGGCCGCGGCCCCGCTCCGGGGGCAACTGCTCTACGTCAATGGCGCGGAGCAGGCGCGGATCGAGCTGATCCTGCCGCCGGAGGTGCCCTACCGCTTCGCCGCCCTCCCGCAGTACGCCACCGAACGCATCCTTGCGGAACTGCTCGCGCGATGGGAAACCCCCGTCGAACGCGGCACGGAGCTGGTGGACTTCGAGCAGGACGCCGACGAGGTCCGGGCCTGCCTCGTGCTGCCGTCCGGCGCGCAGGAGTGGATCCGCACCGGGTTCCTCCTCGGCTGCGACGGCGCCCACAGCATCGTCCGCAAGACTCTCGGGCTGCGCTTCGAGGGCGGAGCCTTCCCCGAGGAGTACATGCTGGGGGACGTCGAGGTCGACTGGGAGCTGCCGGCCGGCTACGCGGTCCGGGCCATGCACCGGAGCGACGGACGCGTCGACGATCTGCTGGTGTGCATCCCGCTGCCCGGCCGCAACCGCTACCGGATGTCCATGCTCGTCCCGCCCGAACTCTCCCTGCCCCAACAGCCGTCCGAGGAAGAGGTGTTGCACGGCCTGGAGACCGGCCCCACCCCCGGCCTCCCGCACATCCAGGCCGTCCTCGACCGGCTCTCACCGCAGCCCACCCGCGCCTCGGCGCTCCGCTGGTCCTCGGTCTTCCGCATCAGCCACCGCTTGGTGGACCGCTACGGAGCGGGCCGGGTATTCGTCGCGGGGGACGCCGCCCACATCCATCCGCCCACCGGCGCCCAGGGCATGAACACCGGCATCCAGGACGCCTACAACCTGGCCTGGAAGGTGGCCCTAGCGGTGCGGTCGGCCGCGAGCGAGGGACTGCTGCGCAGCTACCACGCGGAACGCCACCCCGTGGGCGAGGAAGTGGTGCAGCGGACGGTCCGGCACGCCGGCAGCGGTGTCCAGGCAGACCCCGACGACCCGTCAACGGTGATGCAGCGCGAGGCCCAACTGCTCGTCGGCTACCGGGGCAGCCCGATCGTCGGGCCGGACCGGCAGCCGGACCAGGGCCCCGCCGCCGGCGACCGCGCACCGGACTGCGGCGGCCTCCGCCATGACCTCACCGCCTTCCCGTTCCGGCTGTTCGACCTGCTGCGCGGCCAGGAGCACACGCTGCTGCTCTATGCGGACGACGAGGCCCAACTGGCGCCGTACGACGAGGTGGTGGCGTCGGCACGGCGCGGAGCGCAGGGGCAGCTGAGCGTCTGGGTGATCGCGGCCCCGCACCTCCGGACGGACGGCCTGGTGCTGCCCGTCGTCCACGACGGCCTCGACGCCTTCCGGCAGATGTACGGCGCACGCGGCGGCGAAGGATTCCTCATCCGCCCCGACGGCTACCTGGGGCTGCGCGACGCCCCGGTGAGCGGCCCGGGGCTGGTGGCGCACCTCGCGTTGACCTTCCGCGGGTGA
- a CDS encoding GNAT family N-acetyltransferase, whose product MPYLVPPCIPPGSLAALDQPSVPVKGGLLLRPWRQTDAAALAAAFTDPGIQRWHVRRIDSEEEARGWITRCQERWQAETGVQWAVVPGDGGDLLGRASLRSVHLAEGRAECAYWTVPAARGSGVAVRAVSAMTHWAFEEMGFHRLELAHSVANHASCRVAAKAGFAREGTRRSAHLHIDGWHDMHLHARIREDRPAAV is encoded by the coding sequence ATGCCGTATCTGGTGCCGCCCTGCATACCTCCTGGCAGCCTTGCCGCTCTCGATCAGCCGTCCGTGCCGGTCAAGGGCGGTCTGCTGCTCCGCCCTTGGCGGCAGACGGACGCCGCCGCCCTCGCCGCGGCATTCACGGACCCCGGCATTCAACGCTGGCACGTGCGGCGCATCGACTCCGAGGAGGAAGCCCGCGGCTGGATCACGCGGTGCCAGGAGCGCTGGCAGGCCGAAACGGGTGTTCAGTGGGCGGTCGTTCCTGGCGACGGGGGCGACCTCCTCGGCCGGGCCTCGCTGCGGTCCGTGCACCTGGCGGAGGGCCGCGCCGAGTGCGCCTACTGGACGGTGCCCGCCGCCCGCGGTTCCGGTGTGGCGGTTCGGGCCGTCTCGGCGATGACCCATTGGGCGTTCGAGGAGATGGGGTTTCACCGCCTGGAGCTGGCGCACTCGGTGGCGAACCATGCTTCGTGCCGGGTGGCGGCCAAAGCCGGGTTCGCGAGGGAGGGAACACGCCGGAGTGCCCACCTGCACATCGATGGATGGCACGACATGCACCTGCACGCGCGGATCAGGGAGGACCGGCCCGCCGCGGTGTGA
- a CDS encoding transglycosylase family protein has product MQFSQVSESTARSEFRGYGARGITAAAVLLAAGALNLAAERPAEARGGGSWDRLAGCESGGNWRIDTGNGFSGGLQLAHSTWHSFGGGAYASRAARATRAQQIQVAERVLARQGWGAWPACSASLGLNSATAHRTPRSTAARPAPQRHTAPQRHAAPSSRGRVRHPQSHEKRYKSGRHRSTGGSVVVNAGDTVSSIAYAHGFGWQEFYRLNRRVIGANPHLIFPGTRLAVPHSGAH; this is encoded by the coding sequence ATGCAATTTTCTCAGGTATCGGAATCGACGGCCCGGAGTGAATTCCGGGGCTATGGGGCACGGGGCATCACGGCGGCGGCCGTCCTGCTGGCGGCCGGTGCGCTGAACCTGGCAGCCGAGCGGCCCGCCGAGGCCCGGGGAGGCGGGTCCTGGGACCGCCTGGCCGGCTGCGAGAGCGGCGGGAACTGGCGTATCGACACGGGGAACGGGTTCTCCGGCGGGCTGCAGCTCGCCCACTCCACCTGGCACTCGTTCGGCGGTGGCGCCTATGCGTCACGGGCGGCGCGGGCGACCCGGGCCCAGCAGATCCAGGTGGCGGAACGGGTGCTCGCCCGTCAGGGCTGGGGCGCGTGGCCGGCCTGCTCGGCCTCGCTGGGGCTCAACTCGGCCACCGCACACCGCACTCCGCGGAGCACCGCGGCACGCCCCGCACCGCAGCGGCACACCGCACCGCAGCGGCACGCCGCGCCCTCGTCCCGGGGCCGGGTCCGGCATCCGCAGTCCCATGAGAAGCGCTACAAATCGGGGCGCCATAGGAGTACCGGCGGCTCGGTCGTCGTCAACGCCGGGGACACGGTGAGCAGTATCGCGTACGCACACGGCTTTGGCTGGCAGGAATTCTACCGGCTGAACCGGCGCGTGATCGGAGCGAATCCGCATCTGATTTTCCCCGGCACACGACTGGCCGTGCCGCACTCCGGCGCCCACTGA
- a CDS encoding CBS domain-containing protein, whose protein sequence is MATKLRARDIMSGGAHCVGAHESLYDAAKMMRDLDVGCLPICGDNNRLMGLITDRDIVVACCAEGVDPSTVQAGSMGGTLHWIDADADASEVLQTMEQHHIKRLPVIDVKGGHRLVGMITEANLAKNLSDAEIAEFASKVYATA, encoded by the coding sequence ATGGCCACCAAGCTGCGAGCCCGAGACATCATGTCCGGCGGAGCGCACTGTGTGGGTGCACACGAGTCGTTGTACGACGCGGCGAAGATGATGCGGGATCTGGACGTCGGCTGCCTGCCCATCTGCGGTGACAACAACCGGCTCATGGGCCTTATCACCGATCGTGACATCGTCGTCGCCTGCTGTGCCGAAGGGGTCGATCCGTCGACGGTGCAGGCCGGTTCCATGGGCGGGACACTGCACTGGATCGACGCGGACGCGGACGCCAGTGAGGTCCTGCAGACCATGGAGCAGCACCACATCAAGCGCCTGCCGGTCATCGACGTCAAGGGCGGCCACCGTCTGGTGGGGATGATCACCGAGGCCAACCTCGCCAAGAACCTCAGCGACGCGGAGATCGCGGAGTTCGCGAGCAAGGTGTACGCGACCGCATAG